Proteins encoded by one window of Haematobia irritans isolate KBUSLIRL chromosome 2, ASM5000362v1, whole genome shotgun sequence:
- the LOC142224602 gene encoding uncharacterized protein LOC142224602, with protein MGLIDNIEPYLPGENFNSWVARVEQFFVVNDVNENKQVPLFVTLIGAETYEILASLTVPLKPKDKSISKLLKILTDHFAPKANEIAERYKFYSYIVELKALAATCNFKSFLKEALRDRLVCGVNSSSLRTKLLEEPLLTWDKVTNLATADSLTQKHVISMQREFMSENVKYISERGSEVNKNGKYFSAKDRQERQQNCDQCGRQHMENQCRVKNFVCFYCSRKGHIASKCWKKRRDNYNKVTINSIIGKNISCTVQLNVNNVIMKFEVDTGAAVTVVPETYLQELLPNISIRKCDVELRSFGGNLISVLGQTEVDVKEMQLPLIVVR; from the coding sequence ATGGGTCTGATTGATAATATTGAACCTTACCTACcaggtgaaaattttaattcctggGTGGCACGAGTTGAGCAGTTTTTTGTGGTAAATGATGTAAACGAAAATAAGCAGGTTCCGCTATTTGTCACATTAATTGGAGCTGAAACTTATGAGATTTTGGCGTCGCTGACAGTGCCTCTTAAGCCCAAAGACAAGTCTATTtccaaattgttaaaaattttgacagaccattttgcaccaaaagccaATGAAATCGCGGAGCGTTACAAGTTTTATTCCTACATAGTGGAATTAAAAGCGTTAGCGGCAACTTGTAATTTCAAATCGTTCTTAAAAGAGGCATTGAGAGATCGCCTAGTGTGCGGAGTAAACAGCTCGTCTTTAAGAACAAAATTGTTAGAGGAACCGCTATTAACATGGGATAAGGTCACTAATTTAGCAACCGCTGATTCACTAACTCAAAAACATGTGATCTCTATGCAGAGAGAATTTATGTCAGAAAATGTAAAATATATTAGTGAACGTGGTAGCGAGGTGAACAAAAAcggtaaatatttttcagcgAAGGACAGACAAGAGAGACAACAAAATTGCGATCAATGCGGCCGTCAACATATGGAAAATCAATGcagagtaaaaaattttgtttgcttttatTGCTCGCGGAAAGGTCACATTGCTTCGAAATGCTGGAAGAAACGTAGAGATAACTACAACAAAGTGACCATTAATTCCATCATTGGCAAAAATATATCATGCACGGTTCAACTGAATGTAAATAATGtgatcatgaaatttgaagttgataCAGGAGCGGCAGTAACAGTGGTGCCAGAAACGTATTTACAAGAATTGTTACCTAATATATCAATTCGAAAATGTGACGTGGAACTAAGGTCGTTTGGTGGCAACTTAATATCGGTATTAGGACAAACAGAAGTTGATGTAAAGGAAATGCAATTACCCTTAATTGTAGTAAGATGA